Part of the Brachyhypopomus gauderio isolate BG-103 chromosome 17, BGAUD_0.2, whole genome shotgun sequence genome, ACACAAACTGGTCTTTCCTGATTGTGTACAGTGTTGTCCTAAGTATGCAAGATATGAATTGGTTTATTCTTAGCTAATATGATGTCACATAATGCTGATATGTCATTGCTATGTGCTTTGTGAATTTGTGTGAATAAATTAAGAAGTGTTATTACACCTACATGAGTGACACTAACCTACTCCGTATATTCAGTATAGTCAATTTTGATGGCAAAGAAATGTGCATAATAAGTACATATGGGGAAGTATACAAATCttgggggctgtggatcccggtagagagtacgctgtgcgcaattggctgccgattcttgtcggtgtgtgtgtgattgtttgactgagacttgtacctgtgttaacaattgtaaagcgccttggctATCCTGAAAGGCGTTATATAaattcattcactcattcattcatctcAAGTCACTAAAATGTTGATTGTATCAGTACTTGGTATATGCAGGTACTTCATGTTTGGTGTTGAGAAATGGTATTGTTGCCTCTCTGGGCATCTGTGGCCTTCATGTGATAACGCGGAAGAAAAATCTATCAATGGTGATGTAAAATTGTAGATGTACTGTTGTGAGCCTCGTTACATGACATGGCATTAATGAATGTCTTTGTGGGAATACAGCTGTCATTAATATGCAGGTTCACGTCAGTGTGGAGCCTGGGGCGAGTGGCTGTCGAGTGTAAGGATCTCACTGCTCTTTTATTTTGGCAGTCTGAAGGCCCTTGGATGCACTAATCTGGATGACTTGGCCCAGTTTGACAGCCAGCTTCAGCTCTCCTTGGCGGCTTGGGGCTATTACTACGAGGATTACATCAAGCTGTCCACTGGAGTGAAGGTGCTCCAAGCCTCCAGGGGCAGCCGAGACCAGGACTACGAGATCCAGCTTGTGCACAGCCTCGCGGAGAGGCGTCTTAACGAGAAGTGGTCCATTGGTGAGTTCCAACATCTGAACCATGGGAATATAGCCTGTAGTGGACCAAACGTCATAATGTCGTTTTATGTGTGCATGATTGTACTAGAAGGTAGCTAAGCAAGCTCTCCACACCCCTGATGTGGAATGTGAACACATTTTTTCTCAATAGTCAGTGCTGTTAGTCAAGGCAGCTGGTGACCTCTCTGCTTCTGTAATGGGAGGAGCCCTTttctggtcagtgttcatcatAATGGAGAAAGGCATCGCAGCTGAGCACAGAGGTAGTCGTCGTCTGCTAGAGATGAAGGGAAATTACTACAAGAGCAACCAGACAATACATGAGTTGGGGTGTAAATCAGGCTTGTATCAGATCCTGTATTCTGTGTGATGTTCTCATTCAGATTGGCAATTATTCACATAGGCTGATTGTAAAATAGCGCATGACCATGTCTTTCAGCGGGAGCGCTCATATTTGGCTGTACTGTTGCACTGTGCTTTCTGATAAGGGACCTCATGTTTTACGTGATTggtaagtttttttttcatccTTTCTTTAATTTTTATTctgaatttaaaaaaatgtatttattcacCAATTCAGAATGGCAGTGAAATGTTATATAGACATACTTTTTTAATCCCCAGTGAGAAGTGGAATAGGAATAAACATAAAATGTGCCTTGCAAATACCACATATGAGTTTGATCAGTAGACAAAATACAAGACAATACATAATTACATAAGTATACAGCAGAACAATTCATCAGATGGAGTCAGCCGTCTTCTCTAGTGCCGTTTCCCTGGGAACAAGGATTATTCGACTGATTGAATTTTTTGACAATTGGTGCTTACCACAGGGAACCTTAAGATGTTGATTCCTGCAAGTTACTGCGCTTGTTCTTGTTTGCATTTGCATACGGCTACCGTTCCACCTTAAATGCTTTTGTGGGCGGGCCCGCGTCTGTCCTCGGCGCCGCCCCCCCTCTCCTCACAGGTGGAATAACCGTTTCCATCATCGCATTCGTCTTCACCATCAAGTTCCTGTGTGAGCTCGCGGCGCGCGTAGTCAGCTTCCTGCAGAATGAGGACCCGGGCCGGCGCGGAGACCGCAGCATCTATGACTACGTGCGGGGCAACTACCTGGACCCCCGCTCCTGCAAGGTCTCCTGGGACTGGAAGGAGCCCCAGGAAGTGGGACATACCATGAGCTTCCGTGTGCAGGTATACCCAGAAGGGGCCTCACAGAGGGCACAAATGCTGATGGTGCGGCGCTGGGCTGTTTTAACCCGGCGTCCGATGTTCGTCCCCTCAGCTCTTCTATAAAAACGGCCAGCCTTTCCCCGCCCGCCGGCCCGTGGGGCTCAGGGTGAACATCACTCACATAGAGCTGGCTCTGGACATCCCCGTCACCCAGGAGGTGGTCCAAGAACCCGAGTCCAACGTGGTGAAAGTGACCTTCACTGTGCGCAAGGCCGGCCGCTACGAGGTGGCCGTTAAACTGGGCGGCCTCAACGTCGCCTACAGCCCCTATTACAAGATATTCCAGCCAGGTAAGGAGGAGCACTGAGGTCATTGGAGGAGGAGCCCGCCCGTCTCCTTCCTCAGCTGTGCTTGTCTGGTTTTGCGGGTATGAGGTGATGTGGGAGTTTGTGCAGACGCGGTGGAGCTGATTTTTGCTCGACCATTCGGGGTCACGTTCTTTCTGCAGTGTTTATGGGGATAATGTTTTGTGTGGCAGCTGTGTTTACTGAAGCAGACACAGTCAGAGTGCTAAAAGCTGTTTTTGATTTCAGCTGCTTTTGTATAATATCAATATTGATTGTAAAGTTTTTAGTTGTTTGTAACGTGTACTCACTTTTGAAgtgtttgtactgtgtgtgtacatgacatCAAATGCTGATTTCCTTGGGCATGGGAGGCGGGGCATGGGAGGCTGGCTTGGGAGGCGGGGCTTGGGAGGCGGGACATGGGACCTCCTCCCAGTCAGGTGTGCTTCTGTCTCTTGGAGTTCTAGTGTGCCAACTTTGACCTGTGCTGTTTGTCCCAGGGACGGTGGTGCCATCCAAAACGAAGATCGCGTACCACTTCTCCACTCTGGTGCTGACATACGGCCTGCAACACACGCTGCAGGTGGAGCCTCGCGACGAGTACGGCAACCCCACCAGCAACTCCGCCTCCCTGGTGGACGAGGCCAACTACAGTGTTCATGTTCACTCAGTAAGAGCCCTTCCCAGCATGCATGACCAGGACGTGTAGCTGCATTACCCACTAAAGGGTAACTTTATCACCATTTAATGAGCACCTTGGGCACACAGAATAAGTGATCACAGTgttctttccctctctgtcttttcaTTGCTGTAAATGTTAACGCATCCTTTTGAACTCTGCTGTGCACCACATCAGCAAACCACAACACATAACCAACCACTCCATTCGTTTAGAAACGAACCAAGACCGTCTGAGCAGGTAGAACTCGGCCCGTTTCTAAACTAATTCTGGAGCGGTCCATTTGAAGTGTGAACACAGTACTAATCAGACCCATCTAAATGGACCAGATACAATTTCACAAGATGTGACACTAAATGTGCCGTGACGGAACAGATAAAAATACACAGATTTATACAACACTGATAAGTGCATTAAAGACATGGTCTGTATTCGTCTTGTGTGTCTCAACCATCAGTATGGATGGACACACCCTTATTGTGTGATCTCTGTTCCTTAACGTGTCCCTGTCCACAGCTTGGCACCGTGGAGGAGGACAGCTCAGAGGACTACTACAGCACCAGTGTGTCCTGTGTGAAGCAGCAGTGTCAGGTCCTGCTTCGGCTCACCCTCAAGAAGAAGGGCTGCTTCAGGGCGCGCATCACGTACCGGGACCAGCCGCTCAGCAACGGGGAGTTCGACATCATCGTGCTAAGCGGTGAGGACCTTTTTAGTTTTCTCCTGTTAATCTGCGAGAGCACTGAACACACAGGTGGGTGcgggtggggtaggtgtgtgtggtgtgggtgttctCCTCTTTTGACAGTTGAAATGTCCTTTTTCTGCACCTCTTCTGCTGAAATCATCACCTCAGAGAACGAGAAGAACTGCGTGGAGAAGAACGTGTCCACGCCAGGCATCAGCATCTACTTCGAGGCCTACCTCTACAGCACAGGCAACTACAGCAGCTCCCCGTGGCAGCTGCCCGCCTCCGCCCTCCTGGCCCCGCAGAGACGGCCCTCCATGGGCGACGAGGAGGACGAGCACGACTCGCCGGTGGAGGGCCAACCGGAGAAGGTCAAGAAACCAAAAAAGGTCTACTGTTACATATCGCCAAAGGTAGGCCGTTCGGGATCGGCTTTAGTGGCGTAACGCGCTCTTATTGTACCTTGGTGTTCCGTCATTCGTTTGTACGGTGTTGCGTTGCAGCAACTCTCCGTGAAGGAGTTTTACCTGAAGATTATCCCGTGGCGTCTTTTCACGTTTCGTGTGTGCCCCGGCACTAAGGTTAGTTCTGCCCTTTCCAGGATCCCAAAGACGCAGATATTTCATGCTAAAAAAACAGATCGTATGTCTGATTTCcgttctcctcccctctctcttaaGTTCACGTACCACGGGCCAGATCCCAACCATAAGCACCTGACGCTGGTGGTGGACGACGGTATCCAGCCTCCTGTGGAGCTGAGCTGCAAGGACAGAAACATCATGGCTGCCACATTTATTCGCTTCCTTCACAAGAACATCGGTGAGGGCGACCACAGGAATACACGCGGCTAAGAATGCTTAAGTGTGTTAACGAGTTTGATGGTTTTGCTCTGCTTGTTTGGCCCACAGGAGGCTCCGAGACGTTTCAGGACAAGGTCAGCTTTTTCCAGCGTGAGCTCAGGCACATCCATTCCAAGAGGCCTCGGACCAAGACCTGCCTGAAGATCAGCCGCCACTCCATCCTCGACTCTGTGAGTCAGCTCTGCTCACACGGCTCTAGAGTTCTTCACCTGAGGAAATGTCCCCGTGGTGCTGCTTGATGAAGGTCGTGAGGTTCACCTTGACTGACACAAATCATGTtatattttttgtgtgtttgtttgttttagtctCTTAAGGCCACTAGGAACTTTTCCGTGTCAGACTGGAGTAAGAACTTTGAGGTGGTGTTTCAGGATGAAGAAGGTCTGTTCATAACCAATTAAAGATGGTTTGTGGAATTGAGATCCTCAAATGGTACATGGTGAtaagaacctgtgtgtgtgtgtgtgtgtgtgtgtgtgtgtgtgtgtgtgtgtcgcctgTAGCGCTGGACTGGGGAGGACCGAGGCGGGAGTGGTTTGAGCTTGTATGCAAGACTCTGTTTGACACCAACAACCAGCTGTTCACGCGATTCAGTGATAACAACCAGGGTCTGGTACGCATCAGTATCTCACAGCCACACAACTTTGCCTGTCCTGCTTTCAGAAGTCGGACCAGAGCAACCACAGATACATTAACCACATACATTTTTTATGTGCCAATAAAATAACATCCAAGTTGCTAATTTCCTGCTGGAGGACGTATTGAGAAAGTGGTGTGTGTTATATGAACCGAGGAGAGGCTCgtaactgtgtgtgcgtgtctgcgtgCGGCAGGTCCACCCTAACGCAGAGCGGCCCCCTCACCTCAGGCTGAAGATGTACGAGTTTGCGGGCCGCGTGGTGGGGAAGTGTCTGTACGAGTCCGCGCTGGGCGGGGCTTACAAGCAGCTGGTGCGCGCCAGGTTCACTCGCTCCTTCCTGGCCCAGATCATTGGCCTGCGCATGAACTACAAGGTAATGGGCTCTCTGCTACACCCATCACACAGGGTGCCCGGAGCTGCTACACATTCACGCGTCTCCCCAGTCTGCAGTATGACAGACTGTTTGACGAAATCCAGCAATGTTTATAGACATCTATTGTAGAATATACATTTAATTGAAAAACAGTGTGCGTAAATACTTGTCAGGGGTTATAATTCTCTCTTTATGTTTTCAATAAATTCTGTAGAACTGAAGTCATAAATCTGTCCGTGGAGCATGTGTGTTGCTGTGACAGTCATGTCATCACCTCGTGTGACTTTTCCTGAGGGCCTCTGTTAAAAGCCTCCCGAGgccacaggcctcccctccgctcctctcctctcctcccggCCTTTGCTCCGAGCCGAGCCGCACTTTCCTGCTGTTGTTGTGGTTCACGTTTGAAGGCCAGCCGCTCCGGCCGCCGGCTAAGGACATGCACATTTTTTCAGATGGGGGTAATGCCTGTTTGTTTTACTTTACACGTCCGACTGGTTTCAATCTCTCCTCCCCCGCCCCACCCTGTTCTCCACGGCAGTACTTTGAGACGGACGATCCTGAGTTCTACAAGACCAAGGTCTGCTTCCTGCTAAACAATGACGTGAGCGAAATGGACCTTGTGTTTGCTGAAGAGAAGTACAGCAAGTCAGGGCAGCTGGAGAAGGTGACAATCATTTGCCATCCTGCCCAaaagcgctctctctctccctctctctctctctctctctctctctctctccctctctctccctctccctctccacaacATCTAGTCTCCCACAGTCATGCTCACCAACACGCAAGACAGCACCTTTCATTCTAATGCCAGGTGGGGGGAGAGAATTCATTTGCATGTTAAGTATGTTTTCAAAGTACTAGGTGTGAAATTGCAGATATGGCGCTATcgcgagtttgtgtgtgtgcgtccctgaGCCTGAGCGAGAATGTGCTCTGATGTGTCCAGGTGGTGGAGCTGATCTCGGGAGGGGCTCAGATCGCTGTGACTAACGAGAACAAGATGCATTACCTGAATCTCCTGGCTCAGTACCGACTGGCCAGTCAGGTGCGGGACGAGGTGGAGCACTTCCTCAAAGGTAggagtgtgtaggagtgtgtaggagtgtactcagctccagcacAGCTCGCGGGgtcttctctcagtgtgtggGTTCAGAACTAACACCACCATTCTGTCACGCTCAGGTCTTAATGAACTTGTTCCCGAGAACCTCTTGGCCATATTTGATGAGAATGAGTTGGAGGTAATCCTATCAATTTTTGTCAACATGGATAAACAGTGGTTTGTTTTACTTTGTaacggaggtgtgtgtgtgtgtgtgtgtcattaaaATGCAGCTGTTTTTGTTCTCTTCTTTGCACAGTTGCTGATGTGTGGCACTGGAGACATTAATGTGCAGGACTTCAAGGCCCATGCTGTTCTAGTGGGGGGCTCGTGGCATTTCCGGGAGAAGGTGTGTGTCCTCCGCACGCTGCTCCAGGCCCTGGTGGTGTTGGCTTTGCCCCatacaggcctgatagttttcaggcgccaccgACGTACCAACGtgtccgcgagaaaaaaaaatttgagggggggggggggaggaatccgtcaaatcataatgataaatcacacgcgcgcgcatgctatctgttttgaggccgaaatatgatccttatgatccttacgaggttcccaagttacgattttccgtggttactacacatctcccatttactgtataaagcctcttTGGgcctaagtggttctgcgtcataaacggaacttggtgtttggtgtgcgcggcgtcaggattagttaaacgcagctatggataaaggtatttgccaaaaggctagctttaggataggataactgcgtatagtacgttatttacgtacagtatgtacgtatgttccgatttagaccgaaaatcgatttacgacggatcaacgtcgtaacccggggaccgcctgtatttcagacatcggaagagcttcagaggtcgatacaagataaattcactATTTTATCTTTGTTCTGATTAAgtttaatttttatcagaaatataagaaagtgtttttttttttttgagccggtacaggtggtcagatgatctggttcatcatggccgccttacggcgtaaggtgtaatacatgaacaaaagcacaaaatgtatgtcctaataaaccaacacaaaatatttattaaatattttatatattaaaacttactataatcataatacttgtaattcttttaaactttatttgcataatttctttgagttgtctggtatcctataatttactaacagtaatgaataaataattaatcatgcctgtttttaacatattgtgtctaatctaaatctttaggttacagcattttctcagaatattaatagaaattagttttttatttaactataatgattacctgacttattaaTTTAtctaaagattaattattaaatattctaaatatggtacactaacactCCACAGCCCCCAAGcccccccgctcagaaaaagttcaggctcaggaatttttcccactatcacccctgccCATGGACTGTTCAGATACTTTTGATCAAGTTAAAAGTGTTAGGCGTGGAAAAATGAGATACAAAAAACGAATGATCTGTTTTACATTCAACAAATAATTATGGTTTTAATTCCGTTTCAAAAGCCCAGCTCTTCTCTTTTAGTTTGTTGTTTCATTTGTAGTCTGATCATTTTCTCCTTCACAGCAGGCCTCAGCGCTCAGTAGTAGACCAAACACATGTCCCTCTCCCAGCTCtctgctcacgtgtgtgtgtgtgtgtgtgtgtgtgtaggtgatgaaGTGGTTCTGGGCTGTGGTGTCCTCCTTCACTCAGGAAGAGCTAGCACGCCTGCTCCAGTTCACCACCGGCTCCTCCCAGCTCCCCCCCGGGGGCTTCAACACACTCTGCCCCTCCTTTCAGATCATAGcagcccccacacacagcacctTGCCAACTGCACACACCTggtaggtacacacacacacatttacatctacTGACATGAACCCAGAGTCCTTGTCCTCTACACGTCTGCGCCTGCAGCTGTGTTTTACATCATTTGATGTCAGTGGTGATTggtttctctcttcttctctttcctAGTTTTAACCAGCTGTGCCTCCCCACCTATGACTCCTATGAGGAGCTACACAAACTGCTGAAGCTGGCCATCAGTGAGGGCAGCGAGGGCTTCGGCATGCTCTGACCACATACTGaagaagtctctctctctctctctctctctctctctctctctctcccctgctttTTCACGATGTCTCGTGTTCTGCGTCTGCCCTTCCCTCTCTGCCCTTCACTGAGTGAGCTGCTGTATATGAGCCAATGCACCTTTTGCCTCCAAAAACAGACCTCTAAGCCCGAGCCCTCCTGGACATCCAGATCTTCTCTTTTAAGCAGGACCTTCAAAGAGGACGTTACACATGATCCTGAGCTGCCTTCGGCTAATTCCAGTGGATGCTGGAGCTTTGtacaaatgtaaacatttttttgtattgttaaaaaaaaaaaaaaaaaaaaaagaaaaggaaaaaagaatGACAGATATGTTTTATTGTAGATGGTACACTTGCTACATTTTATGCAAGTCATTAAAACATGAGGGCCCATGTAAGCTAATATCACATTTGGCATTACTACACCTGAGATTATGGGAGTTTTCAGACGGGGTGTGTGGGTCTTCAACATACTCACTGCTCTTTGGCCTTATCTGATCAGGGAaggttgtgtgtatatatatatattctgctGTGAATTTTTGCAAATTGTGTATATAAGTATAAATGCTCtcatttcacttttttttttcctgagtcCTTTTGAAAGACATTGGCCGATCAGCCAAGGAGGTTTCTCATTTAGTGGCCTGTTCTGGTGCCCTCCTAGCCGCCTGCCTCGTCTCCGTTCCTCCTCTTGTGTTTGCGTGTTTGTTCTGCCCGTGCGGTGGCCTGGCTGTTTGCCGTGCTGCAGTGATTGGCGCTGTGTTCGGGCGTTTCTCCTGTGCTCACTGAGGGCAGCTCTGCGGACTTCACCTATTCATCCATAGTGATCTGGAGCACTGGCTGGAAAAGCTCACAGCCTTTTTTCTCCTGGGTGACGCTCCCACCCCCGGACACCATCTATGCATCTTCAGCAAGCCCAGTTTGTGGAGAAATGTTTGGTTTCTGTGGTGTGGTTGCATAAGGACGAGGGGTGTTGTGCTACAATGCAAAAGGTTTCAAATCTTCTGTAGTTCTTGAGCTTttttaaattgtttatttacttatttatttcaCCGTGTGTACGTCACCACTGAGCAATGGTGTGACGGGATGCTTGTGTCGATGAAATGGCTGCTTTGTGGAACGTGACTCTGAATGCTAGACAGATGCTCTGCGTCTTCTCAATTGTTTTGCATCTGTTGTTTCCCAGTTCACCTTGGACATTGTTTCCACTAAGGCTTGTTTTTGTTTCAGTTTGTTCTTCGTATGTATCAAAGCAGATTTCTGTTACTCATCTCAGAACCAGCCACTCGGAGGTTTATGTCTACCTCTATGCTGAGGCTTCTGAATACAAGAGCTGGTACTGTTACCACATTTAAGCAAATTACTTCCAAAtgactgatctgagaacagtgtttgttagctgcccccccccccccccccccccccccccccaaaaaaaaaagagcttGATCAGAAAGAGAACTGATTTCAGTCTCCACTTGGGTAAAGCTCTAAATGCTGTGCTCCTCCTTTGCCTCCATCTTGtgtaatgtgttttatgtgcgtaCTCATTTGCAGAGCCTACACACTGTTCTCAAATGTACcaacatatactgtacatcCTATGTAACCTTGCTTCAAGGCAAAACACAGCTGCTGTTAACTTTGGCGCTAATTTCCAGTTCAGTAGTCCATAGAGGATTGTGTCATACAGAATAAACCTTATTAAGTGACTGAAAGTTAAACTCAAGAATGAGTTATAGACCTTTTGATCTTCTCTGGCCCATGATGCCACCAAGAAGCTCTGCGTGTGAGCTCCCTTCAGGGACGGTGCTCTCGCCCTCGGACGGTCGAATGCTCCGTTTGGCCTGAGGAGTTTCCACTTCTCTCGGCTGTAGGAACTGTGGGGTGTGGTTGGACCGAGAATGAAATCACTGCATATGGTTCACACTGTGCACGATGGCCAAGGCTCATCAAGAATGACATAAGTCGCCTTATTTTTAAAAACCGCGGTGGCTAAGAAGCACACGGTCTGTGTCATTGCTTCAGGCTTATTAAGACTTCTGTGACCACAAGTCACCGGGGGCAAAAGAGATACACAAGTGTACCATTTCTCATCGCTTATAACAACTTTGGCTACATctggttttgtattttttacttttcaagTGCAAAGCATTTAAGTTCCTATTGGAAAGTTTGAGAAGACGATTCAAGTTTGCCTCACTGTTGAACTGGGATGTATATAGTGTATGGTAGATGAAGGCTTTGGGTCATGCTGAGAGCTGTTTTGCTCTGATCTGCAGAATGTCTTTGGTTTTCAGCACTCTGTTCTGGAAACGGCGTCAACCCTGTTGTTTATGTGACAAAATAAAAAGTGAAGTTTATGACCGTCGTCTCTAATTAGATGATTGTTttgtgggaggggtgtgtgtttgctctTTACCTTCAATGCACTTTTGTTAACAGGCTGAGCAGGAACTGATCATTTATCATGTTCTTCCACGGTATACATTCTTACCTTCTCTGTTGGGAATTGAGGCAATCAAATGCATCAGATCTCGATGACCGATATCTAAATGCTTCAATGTACAGAACATTCAGTCGGCCTTTCCAATGAAATTCAATCAAGTTTTCCATTGGAACCTCTAATACCAGTGAGAAACATCTGCTCTGCATCAGTTAAGACAGAAGTCCTTGGACAGCAAGGGTCATCTTTTTTCCAGAGAATTATACATCCTTTAAAGGTTCCACAATCGTATTTTATAATTTATCTCAATCTTAGATTTAATCTCTATACAGAATAACAACTGTAATTGATTTCAGATGTCGGTGGTGTAGCTTGGTATGTGAAAATTTTCTTCAGGATTTATTTGAATTCCccacacaaaaatacaattGAAATGAACAAGTAAAATTATCTCAGAAGGCCCAGTCGTGATACTGACACTCCGTGATCTAAAGGTCAACTCGGCCAGTTATGCAGCATGCAATGCCCTATTCGAACTCAAGGGGGCAGCTGTCGCGCATCAGTGGCATGAGGGGCGAGCCGAAGAACTCTGGCTCACGTTGGCCACCCCCTCCGACAGCTCTCACTTATCTAATGATGGGGCTTTCCTCTGTAAGGCAAGGGCTCCACGCCCTTCTACACGTTCACCCCTCGTGTCATTCATCTTATGAGCTTTAAATGAAAACGAACTCCCATTACTTACTGTACAAATGTGATTATCTGTGAACTGGGCCACCCTCAGTTGGTAGGAGATTAGTTCAGTGAAATGCTCAAGAACTGCTTTCCTAAATGTATAACTTTCTATCAGCTATATCTAAACTTGGAATGTAATTGTGGCTATCATGAATAGTATTGTGCTACATTCTATGGATGCATCTAATCTATAAtattaaacgtgtgtgtgtgtgtgtgtgtgtgttggttaggAGACAAGTAGTGAGGAGTATGAGTAAATGAGGCGTGAGTCAGCTGTGTTAACCTAACAGATGACCTAAAGACCTAGacctactctcacacacacctaccctcacacacacccctaccttCACATACAtctaccctcacatacacataccatCACATACACCTACTCGCACACATCTACCtactcacacacatctaccctCACGTacacatttacggcatttggcagacgcccttatccagagcgacttacattaaaaaaaatatatatatatatatttttttatacaagtgagcagttgagggttaagggccttgctcaggggcatctcagtcatgacctcaggtctggggatcaaacccacaaccctccggtcacaagaccagttccctaaccgccaggacATGACTGCCCATCTATCCTCACATACACCTACTCACACAAAtctaccctcacacacccctaccctgacacacacacacacacccataccctgacacacacctactcacacacctacacttgcatacacacgtactcacacacccctaccctcaaacacacccctaccatcacatacacccactcacacacccctaccctcacacacacctactcacacacatctaccctcacacacacctactcacacacctacacttgCATACACATGTACTCATACACCCCTaccctcaaacacacccctaccatcacatacacccactcacacacccctaccctcacacacacctgctcacccacacaactaccctcacacccctaccctcacacacctactcacacacccctaccctgacacacacccctaccctcacacacacctctaccatcacatacacccactcacacacatctaccctcacatacacctgctcacccacacacctaccctcacatacacctactcacacacacctaccctcacatacacccactcacacacacctaccctcacatacacccactcacccacacctaccctcacatacacctactcacacacacctaacctcacatacacccactcacccacacctaccctcacatacacctactcacacacacctaccctcacatacacctactcacacacacctacccttacatacacctactcacacacacctaacctcacatacacccactcacccacacctaccctcacatacacctactcacacacccctaccctcacacacacctctaccatcacatacacccactcacacacatctaccctcacaca contains:
- the arel1 gene encoding apoptosis-resistant E3 ubiquitin protein ligase 1 isoform X1, encoding MDRRFFLTFIFCSVSWVFFWEARWKKSKESQIGEWLQGHGLSDYRHLFEDVQSLEELSLSVLTRLEEVVQEQRRWRELAEAHVRLLRDFAFQEWLCSQSLEHYYHTLKALGCTNLDDLAQFDSQLQLSLAAWGYYYEDYIKLSTGVKVLQASRGSRDQDYEIQLVHSLAERRLNEKWSIAGALIFGCTVALCFLIRDLMFYVIGGITVSIIAFVFTIKFLCELAARVVSFLQNEDPGRRGDRSIYDYVRGNYLDPRSCKVSWDWKEPQEVGHTMSFRVQLFYKNGQPFPARRPVGLRVNITHIELALDIPVTQEVVQEPESNVVKVTFTVRKAGRYEVAVKLGGLNVAYSPYYKIFQPGTVVPSKTKIAYHFSTLVLTYGLQHTLQVEPRDEYGNPTSNSASLVDEANYSVHVHSLGTVEEDSSEDYYSTSVSCVKQQCQVLLRLTLKKKGCFRARITYRDQPLSNGEFDIIVLSENEKNCVEKNVSTPGISIYFEAYLYSTGNYSSSPWQLPASALLAPQRRPSMGDEEDEHDSPVEGQPEKVKKPKKVYCYISPKQLSVKEFYLKIIPWRLFTFRVCPGTKFTYHGPDPNHKHLTLVVDDGIQPPVELSCKDRNIMAATFIRFLHKNIGGSETFQDKVSFFQRELRHIHSKRPRTKTCLKISRHSILDSSLKATRNFSVSDWSKNFEVVFQDEEALDWGGPRREWFELVCKTLFDTNNQLFTRFSDNNQGLVHPNAERPPHLRLKMYEFAGRVVGKCLYESALGGAYKQLVRARFTRSFLAQIIGLRMNYKYFETDDPEFYKTKVCFLLNNDVSEMDLVFAEEKYSKSGQLEKVVELISGGAQIAVTNENKMHYLNLLAQYRLASQVRDEVEHFLKGLNELVPENLLAIFDENELELLMCGTGDINVQDFKAHAVLVGGSWHFREKVMKWFWAVVSSFTQEELARLLQFTTGSSQLPPGGFNTLCPSFQIIAAPTHSTLPTAHTCFNQLCLPTYDSYEELHKLLKLAISEGSEGFGML
- the arel1 gene encoding apoptosis-resistant E3 ubiquitin protein ligase 1 isoform X3, translating into MGGALFWSVFIIMEKGIAAEHRGSRRLLEMKGNYYKSNQTIHELGSGALIFGCTVALCFLIRDLMFYVIGGITVSIIAFVFTIKFLCELAARVVSFLQNEDPGRRGDRSIYDYVRGNYLDPRSCKVSWDWKEPQEVGHTMSFRVQLFYKNGQPFPARRPVGLRVNITHIELALDIPVTQEVVQEPESNVVKVTFTVRKAGRYEVAVKLGGLNVAYSPYYKIFQPGTVVPSKTKIAYHFSTLVLTYGLQHTLQVEPRDEYGNPTSNSASLVDEANYSVHVHSLGTVEEDSSEDYYSTSVSCVKQQCQVLLRLTLKKKGCFRARITYRDQPLSNGEFDIIVLSENEKNCVEKNVSTPGISIYFEAYLYSTGNYSSSPWQLPASALLAPQRRPSMGDEEDEHDSPVEGQPEKVKKPKKVYCYISPKQLSVKEFYLKIIPWRLFTFRVCPGTKFTYHGPDPNHKHLTLVVDDGIQPPVELSCKDRNIMAATFIRFLHKNIGGSETFQDKVSFFQRELRHIHSKRPRTKTCLKISRHSILDSSLKATRNFSVSDWSKNFEVVFQDEEALDWGGPRREWFELVCKTLFDTNNQLFTRFSDNNQGLVHPNAERPPHLRLKMYEFAGRVVGKCLYESALGGAYKQLVRARFTRSFLAQIIGLRMNYKYFETDDPEFYKTKVCFLLNNDVSEMDLVFAEEKYSKSGQLEKVVELISGGAQIAVTNENKMHYLNLLAQYRLASQVRDEVEHFLKGLNELVPENLLAIFDENELELLMCGTGDINVQDFKAHAVLVGGSWHFREKVMKWFWAVVSSFTQEELARLLQFTTGSSQLPPGGFNTLCPSFQIIAAPTHSTLPTAHTCFNQLCLPTYDSYEELHKLLKLAISEGSEGFGML